GATCCGGTACTTCCCAATACCGCAATTTTTTTCATAAGTCACCTATAAAAAATAAAAGCAGCGAGTACAACACCGGTGTAACGAATAAAAGGCTGTCAAAACGGTCCAAAATACCGCCGTGCCCCGGCAATATATGTCCCGAATCCTTAACATTTACGTAGCGCTTCAAAAGCGATTCAAAAAGATCTCCTGCCGGCGCGACCATCGCTACCGCCATAGCTAAACCGAGTGCAAGCGAAAGCGGTACTTGACCGGCGTACGCATATATGAGCAATCCCACTATTGTAAAAAGGGCACCGCCGATAAAACCTTCAAGCGTTTTATGCGGGCTGATTTGCGGAACCACCGCTTTGGTTCCAAATCGTTTGCCGGCAAAATAAGCACCCGTGTCGCTCATCCACGTTCCCAAAAGCGCAAACCAGACCCAAAAAGTGCCGGAGCCGAATGCCGCTCCATGCAAAAACGACGCGCTACGCAACAAAAGCAAGGTGCTGAAACCGACACCGATGTACAACACGCCGCCAATAGTGAAAAACAGCGATAAAAAGTCTGGCGCACGTCGTAAACAAAATGCTACGAGGAACAGACATGGTAAAATCGCCGGCAAAAGAATCAATAAAAAGATACCGCCGACAGTCTCTGCACCGATAATCATCAACGTCATGACAATAGTCATCACGATAGCCGATGCATAAATTTGCCGTTGTTGCAAAATATGTTTATATTCCAATAATGCTAAAAAAGCTAAGCCCCATACCGGCAACGCCAACCAAATCCCGCCCCAATAGATAAACAGGAGAAAAGCGGCGGCACCGATAAGTGCTGTAATAACGCGTGTTCGTAACATATTTACTCCTCTCCCTGCAAGCCCCCAAACCGTCGTTCACGGCCTGCAAAGGAAGCGATCGCGAGCGCTAAATCCTGCGGTGAAAAATCCGGCCACAGAGTATCGGTAAAGTAAAGTTCCGCATATGAAATCTGCCATAAAAGAAAATTGCTGATGCGTTGATCGCCGCCGGTACGAATTAATAAATCCACATCCGCCATCGCGGACGGATACAAGTAGCGCTGGAATTGTTCCTCCGTCAATGTCGATATTTTTTTTTGCGCAAAGTCATCCGCATATCGGCGTGCCGCCTGCAAAATTTCTTCACGGCCCCCGTAATTGAGTGCGATATTTAAAACTAAGCCGGTATTTTTTTCCGTTGCCGTTTCAAAACGTTCTATTTTCGCAATTAAGTCGGCGCTTAATCGTTCTCTGTCGCCGATGACATGCGCTTGTACATTGTGCTCGTTTAACTCATCAATATAATGTTCTAAATACCAGCTGAACAGGCGCATCAGCAAAGCGACTTCCGTAGTAGAGCGCCGCCAATTCTCCGTAGAAAAAGCATATAAAGTAAGTGTTTTTATACCCTGATCCGAAGCTGCACGGACAATCGTTTTAACATTTTGAGCGCCTGCTTTGTGCCCCATTCGCCGAAGTTGTCCACGCATTTTCGCCCAGCGTCCGTTGCCATCCAAAATAATGGCTACGTGAGCCGGCAATGAATTAGGCTTTGACGACATATTGTTCCCCATATTGCTTGCTAATGTATGCATTTACCTCATCACTATAAACTTGTTTGGCACAAGTGACGATCGACTGATTATCTATGCATACTCGTACGACGTATTGATGTTGCAGAGCAACGATATAATGGCGGCTGTCTTTTTCCGTTTCTGAAAATGAATAAAGCAGACCTCTTTCGTGCAGCGCATCTGCCACTTCACCAAGAGGTCTGCCCAGCCACTGCGTAGAAATAGCAGTACTCAAACTTCGAGCACTTCCTTTTCCTTCGCTTCTACCAGTCGATCGATTTCTTTCATCTTTTTATCGGTCAATTTCTGCACATCGTCAGTGGCCACTTTTACCTGGTCTTCCGATACGCCGTCTTTCTTTTCTTCGCGTTTTAATTGCTCGTTACCGTCACGACGCACGTTGCGAACTGCAACCCGTGCTTCTTCCGTGCGCTTATGCACCAATTTAACTAACTCTTTACGACGTTCTTCGGTCAATTGCGGAATGTTCAGGCGAATTTGCGAACCGTCGTTATTAGGCACCAAGCCCAAGTCCGACATTTGGACCACTTTTTCAATAGCTCCGAGCATGCTTTTATCCCACGGCTGAATCAACAGCATGCGTGGTTCCGGAATGGAAACTGACGAAACTTGAGTAACCGGAGTCGGAACACCATAATAGTCCACCATAATGTTTTCCAAAAGACTTGTATTGGCGCGACCGGTACGAATGGTACCAAATTCAAACTGCAAGTTTTCAATCGCTTTATCCATACGCGTTTCCAAGTCCAGCATGATTTCATCAAACATTTTCGTCGCCTCCAATATACGTACCAATCCGTTCCCCCATGCTTGCTTTTAAAATATTGCCCGGGGTGTCAATATTAAATACAATAATCGGAATATGATTATTCATGCACAGAGTAATCGCCGTGTTGTCCATCACACCCAATTGTCGACGCATGACTTCAAAATATGTCAGCGAGTCAAACATTTTTGCGTCGGGGTTGGTTTGCGGATCCGCATCATATACGCCATCCGTACCGCGTTTTGCCATCATAATAGCGTCCGCTTCAATTTCCGCCGCACGTAAAGCGGCGGTTGTATCGGTAGAGAAAAAGGGATTGCCCGTGCCGCCGGCAAAAATGACAATTCTGCCTTTTTCCAAGTGACGAATCGCCCGTCGACGAATGTACGGCTCCGCTACCTGACGCATCTCAATCGCCGTCTGCACACGTGTGGACGCACCGATCTGTTCCAACGCTTCCTGCAGTGCCAGGCCGTTGATCACGGTTGCAAGCATGCCCATATAGTCCGCTGATGCACGATCCATGCCCTGGGCGCTGCCGGAAATACCGCGCCAAATGTTTCCGCCGCCGCAGACCACTGCAACCTCCACGCCGCTGTCCGCAACCGCAGCAATTTCCTTGGAAATCGATTCGGTGACAATCGGATCAATGCCGTGACCCGCTTCGCCCGCAAGGGCTTCTCCGCTTACCTTTAATACAATTCGACGATACTTCCTTGCTTCCATAACAAACCTCCGCATCTGCACCTAGAAAATAAGAGAACACACATGTGTGTTCTCTTATTGATTCATCGTGGCCATTACTTCGGATGCGAAGTCGTCTTGCCGTTTTTCAATTCCTTCGCCGAGCTGATAACGTGTGAATCGACGAACACTGATATTTTCACCGATTTTCGCGATCATTTCGGTGATCATTTGCTGTACCGATTTGTCCGTATCTTTAACGAATTCCTGTTCCAATAAAACGTTTTCGCGATAGAACTTTTCCAGTCGACCTTCGGTCATTTTATCAACGATCGCTTCCGGTTTTCCTTCGTTCAGGGCTTGCTGACGAAGTACTTCTCGTTCATGATCAATCGCTTCCTGAGGAACGTCTTCTCGCGTGAGATAGCGCGGATTCGTCGCCGCAATCTGCATTGCGACATCTTTAACGAGTTGCTGGAAATCTTCCGAACGAGCTACGAAGTCCGTTTCGCAGTTGACTTCCACCAAAACCCCGATACGACCGTTTCCGTGAATGTAGGATGCTACCAAACCTTCCGCCGTTACGCGGTCCGCTTTTTTGGCGGCCTTGGAAAGACCTTTCTCACGAAGATAGTCCACCGCTTTTTCGAGATCGCCGTCCGTTTCCACCAAGGCGCGCTTACAATCCATCATACCCACGCCTGTTTTCTCGCGTAATTCTTTTACCAAGCTTGCTGTAATCATTCAGGCAGTCCCTCCTTATATGCTTGTCGTAATTTATTCCGCTGTTTCTTCTGTAGCTTCTTCAGCACTTTCTTCCGCTTCCGCTACTTCATCCTGCTCGCCTTGACGGCCTTCCAAAACGGCATCCGCCATTTTTCCGACCAACAATTTTACGGCGCGAATCGCATCATCATTCGCCGGAATCGGAAAATCAATTTCATCCGGATCGCAGTTGGTATCAACTGTAGCAATAATCGGAATATTAAGCTTCCGTGCTTCCGCTACCGCGATCTGCTCTTTCTTCGGATCAATAACTACGAGCGCTCCCGGCAATCCTTTCATATCTTTAATACCGTTGAGATATTTTTCGAGTTTGCTCATTTCGCGACGCAAACCGATGACCTCTTTTTTCGGTAAGAGATCGAAGCGACCGTCTTCTTCCATTGCCTTCAGTTCCTGCAAACGTTTGATGCGCAATTGGATCGTTTTGAAGTTGGTCAGCATGCCGCCCAGCCAGCGTTCTTTTACGTAGAACTGGTTGCAGCGTTCCGCTTCTTCCTGAATAGTATTCTGGGCCTGTTTTTTCGTCCCGACGAACAATACCGACTTACCCGATGCCGCCAAGTCACGAAGGAAATCATACGCTTCGTCTACTTTTTTAACGGTCTGCTGCAGATCGATAATGTAGATGCCGTTGCGTTCCGTGAAAATGAAACGTGCCATTTTCGGGTTCCAACGACGAGTTTGGTGTCCAAAATGAACACCGGCTTCCAACAATTGTTTCATAGATACTACTGACATTTTACTACCTCCTGTTTTTTACCTCCGCCGCTTCCTCTCCGACAGGGCCCGGTTATCCGGACACAGCTGTCTGAATCCATCGGCGTGCGTATTTTGACCTGTACAAGTATATCACAGCTTACGGTAAGCCCGCAAGTGTGGGATTAACCAAATAAATTTAATTGTTCTTCATCTGGCATTCCTTCCAAGGCTCCCATTTCCGTTAGTGTTTCAACAATCGTCTGGCTGACCTTACCGCGTTTGCGTAAATCCTCTTTTGAAGTAAAGGGGCCGTTTTCACGTGCCGTCACAATTTCTTCCGCCACAGTTTCGCCAAGTCCCGGTACGCAGGAAAGCGGCGGCAACAACATCCCATCTTCCACCACAAAATCGCGCACGTGGGAACGGGCAAGATCGATAGGTTTAAAACGGAAACCGCGTTGAGCCATTTCCATCGCCACTTCAATATTCGTAGCGGAATCCTTTTCTACCGCACTGGCGTCGCGGCCTTTGGCCTGAATATATTTCCACATTTTTTCTTGGCTCGCCAACCCCGGCAAGATCGCCTTGCCGTCAAAAGAACCGCGCGCACGTACGGTAAAGTATGCTGCATAAAACGCCAGCGGATGATAAATTTTAAACCAGGCAATACGAAATGCCATCATGACATATGCCACTGCGTGCGCCCGTGGAAAAAGATACGAGATTTTTTTGCAGGAATTGATGAACCATTCCGGAATCTTTTCTTTGCGCAGAGCTTCTTCGTTTTTGCTGACAGGTTGCCCCTGTTTATTTTTCTTTTCGAGACCGCGTCCTTTCCGAACATTTTCCATGACGTTGAACGCAATTTTGGGTGCCACACCGTGCTGAATTAAATAGTTCATCACGTCATCACGGGTCGAAATCGCATCTTCCAGCTTGACTTCGCCGGCCGTAATCAAATCCTTGGCATTATTAAGCCACACATCCGTGCCATGAGAAAAGCCGCTGATACGAACCAATTCACTGAAGTTTTGCGGGTGCGTATCTTCCAGCATCTGGCGTACGAATTGCGTGCCGTATTCCGGAATCCCCAGCGTCCCGACGGTATCTCCATTTAATTGCTCCGGTGTCAGCCCCAGCGCTTCCGTCGAAGAAAAGAGACTGATGGTGGCGGGATCATCAAAGGGAATTTCCGATGGTTTGATGCCCGTCAAATCTTCCAAAATACGAATGACGGTCGGATCATCATGCCCCAGAATATCGAGTTTGACCATACGTCCTTCAATGGAATGGTAGTCGAAATGAGTCGTGATGATGCCTGACTCTTTTTTGTTAGCCGGATGCTGGATCGGCGTAAATGCCAAAATATCCATATCGCGGGGACAGACCATAATACCGCCCGGATGCTGGCCGGTAGTGTTTTTGACTTTGGTAATACCGGTCAGCAAACTCTCCGCGTAGATATCATTTGTCACCAATTGCCTTTGCTCCGCGTACTTTTTAACATAGCCGAAGGCGGTGCGATCTTGAATTCCGCTGATTGTTCCGGCGCGAAACACATTATCGCGTCCGAATAATTCTTCCGTATATTTATGCGCTTGCGGCTGATAATCACCGGAAAAGTTCAAATCAATATCCGGTACCTTATCCCCTTCGAACCCCAAGAATACGGCAAACGGAATGTTGTGACCGTCTTTGTGCAATGCCGCGCCACATTTGGGACATGCTTTATCCGCAAGATCGAATCCGCCACCTACGGATCCGTCCGTGATAAATTCGCTATATTGACATTGCGGACACAAATAATGCGGCGGCAACGGATTTACTTCCGTAATATCCGCCATGGTTGCCACAAAGGAGGAGCCGACTGAACCGCGTGAGCCGACCAGGTAACCGTCTCCTAAAGAGTGGGCTACCAACTTATGCGCGATGTAATACAACACACCGAAACCGTTGCCGATGATCGCCTCGAGTTCACTTTTCAATCGTTCTTCTATGATCTCCGGCAAAGGG
The Negativicoccus succinicivorans DNA segment above includes these coding regions:
- the tsf gene encoding translation elongation factor Ts; this translates as MITASLVKELREKTGVGMMDCKRALVETDGDLEKAVDYLREKGLSKAAKKADRVTAEGLVASYIHGNGRIGVLVEVNCETDFVARSEDFQQLVKDVAMQIAATNPRYLTREDVPQEAIDHEREVLRQQALNEGKPEAIVDKMTEGRLEKFYRENVLLEQEFVKDTDKSVQQMITEMIAKIGENISVRRFTRYQLGEGIEKRQDDFASEVMATMNQ
- a CDS encoding isoprenyl transferase, whose product is MSSKPNSLPAHVAIILDGNGRWAKMRGQLRRMGHKAGAQNVKTIVRAASDQGIKTLTLYAFSTENWRRSTTEVALLMRLFSWYLEHYIDELNEHNVQAHVIGDRERLSADLIAKIERFETATEKNTGLVLNIALNYGGREEILQAARRYADDFAQKKISTLTEEQFQRYLYPSAMADVDLLIRTGGDQRISNFLLWQISYAELYFTDTLWPDFSPQDLALAIASFAGRERRFGGLQGEE
- the frr gene encoding ribosome recycling factor; the encoded protein is MFDEIMLDLETRMDKAIENLQFEFGTIRTGRANTSLLENIMVDYYGVPTPVTQVSSVSIPEPRMLLIQPWDKSMLGAIEKVVQMSDLGLVPNNDGSQIRLNIPQLTEERRKELVKLVHKRTEEARVAVRNVRRDGNEQLKREEKKDGVSEDQVKVATDDVQKLTDKKMKEIDRLVEAKEKEVLEV
- a CDS encoding phosphatidate cytidylyltransferase is translated as MLRTRVITALIGAAAFLLFIYWGGIWLALPVWGLAFLALLEYKHILQQRQIYASAIVMTIVMTLMIIGAETVGGIFLLILLPAILPCLFLVAFCLRRAPDFLSLFFTIGGVLYIGVGFSTLLLLRSASFLHGAAFGSGTFWVWFALLGTWMSDTGAYFAGKRFGTKAVVPQISPHKTLEGFIGGALFTIVGLLIYAYAGQVPLSLALGLAMAVAMVAPAGDLFESLLKRYVNVKDSGHILPGHGGILDRFDSLLFVTPVLYSLLLFFIGDL
- the pyrH gene encoding UMP kinase; translation: MEARKYRRIVLKVSGEALAGEAGHGIDPIVTESISKEIAAVADSGVEVAVVCGGGNIWRGISGSAQGMDRASADYMGMLATVINGLALQEALEQIGASTRVQTAIEMRQVAEPYIRRRAIRHLEKGRIVIFAGGTGNPFFSTDTTAALRAAEIEADAIMMAKRGTDGVYDADPQTNPDAKMFDSLTYFEVMRRQLGVMDNTAITLCMNNHIPIIVFNIDTPGNILKASMGERIGTYIGGDENV
- a CDS encoding PolC-type DNA polymerase III, giving the protein MRKYKFVPRKPATFKELVVDIHGKTWEITKTADFTPQKINEFVPPAVTLKVDGETVTLTVLPGSTDENSAAPASKVAPASFAQENGASQEEITSELTSTEAAAPEPETKGSDATPSVSTTDMVSNWQSLLYDDRFLQARAQVKAGGDPELLIGKRKIKATPLAMREIHEEMATVIVEGDVVSAEVRELRTGRKLLKLKMADDTNGLAAQYFFEKGEDTSCLEKNLCRGKRVRARGEVRQDKYSGGLVMQLSNLMLVPTEMCSHADDHPTPRVELHLHTKMSTDALIDVDRLLTTVKEWNHPAVAITDHGVVQSFPIVQALAAEKGVKVIYGMEGYLIEDIPADITRDQQKYTHIILLAKNRVGLQNLYRLVSLSHLRYFKKRPLIPRAILDENREGLIVGSACVAGELFRAVLDDLPRSEQLRIASYYDYLEIQPIGDNRFLLQDDRYPDIKTDRDLQKLNEVIVSLGEELNLPVCATCDSHYLFDEDKIYREILLSKWGKSGEPEQLPDLYLRTTEEMLEEFSYLGETKAFEVVVSNTRGVSELVEDFAPLPADGKLYSPQISGSDTELERMCYAKAKRLYGDPLPEIIEERLKSELEAIIGNGFGVLYYIAHKLVAHSLGDGYLVGSRGSVGSSFVATMADITEVNPLPPHYLCPQCQYSEFITDGSVGGGFDLADKACPKCGAALHKDGHNIPFAVFLGFEGDKVPDIDLNFSGDYQPQAHKYTEELFGRDNVFRAGTISGIQDRTAFGYVKKYAEQRQLVTNDIYAESLLTGITKVKNTTGQHPGGIMVCPRDMDILAFTPIQHPANKKESGIITTHFDYHSIEGRMVKLDILGHDDPTVIRILEDLTGIKPSEIPFDDPATISLFSSTEALGLTPEQLNGDTVGTLGIPEYGTQFVRQMLEDTHPQNFSELVRISGFSHGTDVWLNNAKDLITAGEVKLEDAISTRDDVMNYLIQHGVAPKIAFNVMENVRKGRGLEKKNKQGQPVSKNEEALRKEKIPEWFINSCKKISYLFPRAHAVAYVMMAFRIAWFKIYHPLAFYAAYFTVRARGSFDGKAILPGLASQEKMWKYIQAKGRDASAVEKDSATNIEVAMEMAQRGFRFKPIDLARSHVRDFVVEDGMLLPPLSCVPGLGETVAEEIVTARENGPFTSKEDLRKRGKVSQTIVETLTEMGALEGMPDEEQLNLFG
- the rpsB gene encoding 30S ribosomal protein S2, producing MSVVSMKQLLEAGVHFGHQTRRWNPKMARFIFTERNGIYIIDLQQTVKKVDEAYDFLRDLAASGKSVLFVGTKKQAQNTIQEEAERCNQFYVKERWLGGMLTNFKTIQLRIKRLQELKAMEEDGRFDLLPKKEVIGLRREMSKLEKYLNGIKDMKGLPGALVVIDPKKEQIAVAEARKLNIPIIATVDTNCDPDEIDFPIPANDDAIRAVKLLVGKMADAVLEGRQGEQDEVAEAEESAEEATEETAE